The following coding sequences are from one Culex quinquefasciatus strain JHB chromosome 1, VPISU_Cqui_1.0_pri_paternal, whole genome shotgun sequence window:
- the LOC6034740 gene encoding helicase SKI2W yields the protein MSIDPSWWSKPPPIVEDTEDTLRHFILEPFSSGSEPKPSFYPRTLTIESLYEIPPAPLSTQIVPKRCQETGAIIDFVEVPLENAGSNAKNSMSLQREPGPADDNATRGSAANFPFWPGGFDEPENTLKMLDIDNAAFEENLKTCPPGFTNGMEFGDVRGSDGGIIDLLSAIELEMEGLSVWDRDGSDSSDDEPRFDPKTLKAVPLGENVDEDLLKVEQNPAEQVLKIANTGTNGVKTAEWAEILDVSKPVTDFHTKIPEMAHRYPFELDIFQKQAIIKLEEHNHVFVAAHTSAGKTVVAEYAIALSKKHMTKTIYTSPIKALSNQKYRDFKSTFEDVGLITGDIQIDPTASCLIMTTEILRSMLYCGSDITRDLEYVIFDEVHYITDADRGHVWEEVLILLPDHVCIVMLSATVPNTLEFANWVGKTKKKRVHVVSTPKRPVPLKHYLYTGCGGKSKDDMFLVVDEQSKFLIDGFRKAKEAITARMSKNANKNSGRPAQFNQKQEQTLWVGLIDQLQKNDKLPVVAFTLSRNRCDNNANALMSCDLTTGREKYLITSFFQLCLQKLKPPDRMLPQVIQVQNCLQRGIGIHHSGILPILKEIVEMLFARGLVKILFATETFAMGVNMPARTVIFDSTKKFDGQTSRMLQPAEYTQMAGRAGRRGLDKNGTVIIICKMGVAGESELQNMILGKPMRLESQFRLTYAMILYLLRVELVTVENMMLHSFREFGKRLKLPESTSELNKMEEKMSKLNDLSEHLKPLCQFYEAAAEYLGKWDELMPKLFLSQKVSNEMKPGRVLVVTHAQHHNKLAILLSVVQQDQNTARYKVLVLDHQKAPSSSTGDADKDNPVMERGKLWHRMLALSAQHRHFVPEGVGGHCVLQITVDDVMDVTKQVIKCDPVKILQNWDNRQIPRFKDQPPSQSVLDATAALSELNMDIVNEKTKLESLKFQFNINQVKLSEDLKRAREVLDRFLPYTDIADFGHEFAFVYDRKQLETKLEDLKYQVSYKSMSLYPDYCNKLKVLQELKYIDDMQQVAMKGRVACEMGQNELMITELVLRNILTDLQPAEIAALLSSLVFQSKTEVEPKMIETLKKARALFEEVERDIRSVEQMYGVTDLLERDKLNFGLVEVVYEWAQNKPFSEIMDLTDIKEGIIVRCIQQLNETLCNVKDAARIIGDPVLHSKMEEASNAIKRDIVFAASLYTSSTPIEIDNSVE from the exons ATGTCTATTGAT ccATCCTGGTGGAGCAAACCTCCCCCGATCGTCGAGGACACTGAGGACACACTTCGTCACTTTATCCTGGAACCGTTCTCTTCGGGTAGCGAGCCTAAGCCGAGCTTCTACCCGCGGACACTGACGATCGAGTCGTTGTACGAGATCCCGCCGGCACCGTTGAGCACCCAAATCGTGCCGAAACGCTGCCAGGAAACGGGTGCAATTATAGACTTTGTCGAGGTTCCCCTGGAAAATGCCGGAAGTAATGCAAAAAATTCCATGTCCCTGCAGCGTGAACCGGGCCCAGCGGACGACAATGCGACGCGAGGTTCGGCAGCGAACTTTCCCTTCTGGCCGGGTGGATTCGACGAACCGGAAAATACGCTTAAGATGCTGGACATTGATAACGCGGCGTttgaggaaaatttaaaaacttgtcCGCCCGGGTTTACGAATGGAATGGAGTTTGGCGATGTGAGGGGTTCCGACGGTGGCATCATCGACCTGTTGTCGGCCATCGAGCTAGAAATGGAAGGTTTGTCGGTTTGGGATCGGGATGGAAGCGACAGTTCTGACGATGAGCCGAGATTTGACCCGAAAACACTGAAAGCCGTTCCACTTGGGGAAAATGTCGATGAAGATTTGCTCAAAGTTGAGCAGAATCCGGCTGAGCAGGTGCTTAAGATTGCAAATACGGGCACGAATGGGGTGAAAACTGCGGAATGGGCTGAAATTCTGGACGTGTCCAAGCCGGTGACGGATTTTCACACTAAAATTCCCGAAATGGCGCACAGATATCCGTTTGAGttggatatttttcaaaagcagGCCATCATCAAGCTGGAAGAGCACAACCACGTGTTTGTGGCCGCTCACACTTCGGCTGGAAAGACGGTTGTGGCGGAATATGCCATTGCATTGTCCAAAAAGCACATGACTAAAACGATCTACACTTCGCCGATCAAGGCATTGTCCAACCAGAAGTATCGGGACTTTAAATCAACCTTCGAAGACGTTGGATTGATAACTGGGGACATTCAGATAGATCCTACGGCATCCTGCTTGATTATGACGACGGAGATTCTCCGTTCCATGCTGTACTGTGGCAGTGACATAACTCGAGATTTGGAGTACGTGATTTTCGATGAGGTTCATTACATTACCGATGCCGACCGGGGACACGTGTGGGAAGAGGTTCTAATTTTGCTGCCCGACCACGTGTGCATCGTCATGCTGAGTGCCACGGTTCCGAACACGCTCGAGTTTGCCAATTGGGTGGGAAAGACGAAAAAGAAACGCGTCCACGTCGTGAGTACTCCGAAGCGACCGGTTCCGCTCAAACATTACCTGTATACGGGTTGTGGGGGCAAGTCCAAGGACGACATGTTTTTGGTCGTGGACGAACAGAGCAAATTCCTCATTGATGGGTTCCGGAAGGCGAAAGAAGCCATCACGGCCAGGATGTCCAAAAACGCCAACAAGAACTCTGGCCGTCCGGCGCAGTTTAATCAGAAGCAGGAGCAAACCCTATGGGTCGGACTGATTGATCAGCTGCAAAAGAACGATAAACTGCCCGTGGTTGCTTTCACGTTGTCACGGAACCGTTGCGATAACAATGCCAATGCGTTGATGTCGTGCGATTTGACCACGGGCCGGGAGAAATATCTCATAACGTCGTTCTTCCAGCTGTGTCTGCAAAAGCTCAAGCCCCCGGATCGTATGCTGCCTCAGGTAATTCAGGTCCAAAATTGCTTGCAACGGGGCATCGGAATTCATCACAGCGgaattttgcccattctgaaggAGATTGTGGAGATGTTGTTTGCGCGTGGCTTGGTAAAGATCCTGTTTGCGACGGAAACGTTCGCCATGGGCGTCAACATGCCCGCCAGGACGGTCATTTTCGACTCGACGAAGAAATTTGATGGCCAAACCTCGCGAATGTTGCAACCGGCCGAGTACACTCAGATGGCGGGTCGTGCCGGACGGCGTGGCCTGGATAAGAACGGAACCGTAATTATCATCTGCAAGATGGGTGTGGCGGGCGAATCCGAGCTTCAGAACATGATCCTTGGTAAGCCAATGCGACTGGAGTCACAGTTTCGGCTTACGTACGCGATGATACTCTACCTGCTGCGGGTGGAACTGGTCACGGTGGAGAACATGATGCTACACAGCTTCCGCGAGTTTGGAAAGAGGTTGAAGCTTCCCGAGAGCACCAGCGAGCTGAACAAGATGGAGGAAAAAATGTCCAAACTCAACGATCTTAGCGAGCATTTGAAGCCATTGTGCCAGTTTTATGAAGCAGCTGCTGAATATCTAGGGAAATGGGACGAGCTTATG CCCAAACTATTTCTTTCGCAAAAAGTCTCCAACGAGATGAAACCGGGCCGGGTGTTGGTGGTAACCCACGCACAACACCACAACAAGCTGGCCATTCTGCTGTCCGTCGTCCAACAAGACCAGAATACCGCACGCTACAAGGTCCTGGTGCTTGACCACCAAAAAGCGCCGTCCTCATCGACCGGAGACGCCGATAAGGATAACCCGGTAATGGAACGAGGCAAGCTGTGGCACCGAATGCTGGCGCTGTCCGCCCAGCATCGCCACTTTGTACCAGAGGGCGTTGGTGGACATTGCGTGCTGCAGATTACCGTCGACGACGTGATGGATGTCACGAAGCAGGTGATCAAGTGTGATCCggttaaaattcttcaaaattgggACAACCGGCAGATTCCCCGGTTCAAGGACCAACCGCCTTCACAATCCGTGCTGGACGCGACGGCCGCGCTGAGCGAGCTCAACATGGACATTGTGAACGAAAAGACCAAGCTGGAGTCATTAAAGTTCCAGTTCAACATCAATCAGGTTAAACTGAGCGAGGATTTGAAGCGGGCCAGAGAGGTGCTGGATCGTTTCCTGCCTTACACCGATATTGCCGACTTTGGGCACGAGTTTGCATTTGTGTACGATCGCAAACAGTTGGAAACGAAACTGGAAGACCTCAAGTATCAAGTTTCCTACAAAAGCATGTCACTCTACCCTGATTATTGCAACAAGCTGAAGGTTCTGCAAGAGTTAAAGTACATCGACGATATGCAGCAGG tggcCATGAAGGGACGTGTCGCGTGCGAAATGGGCCAGAACGAGCTGATGATTACGGAGCTGGTGCTGCGGAACATTCTGACCGATCTGCAACCGGCGGAAATTGCTGCCCTGCTGTCGAGCTTGGTCTTCCAGTCGAAAACCGAGGTGGAACCGAAAATGATCGAAACGTTGAAAAAG GCGCGAGCACTCTTCGAAGAGGTCGAACGGGACATCCGCAGTGTGGAGCAGATGTACGGCGTGACGGATCTGCTGGAACGGGACAAGCTCAACTTTGGACTGGTGGAGGTCGTGTATGAGTGGGCCCAGAACAAGCCGTTTTCGGAAATCATGGACCTGACTGACATCAAGGAGGGCATCATTGTGCGCTGCATTCAGCAGCTGAACGAAACGTTGTGCAACGTAAAGGACGCCGCAAGAATTATCGGCGATCCGGTGCTGCACAGTAAAATGGAGGAGGCATCCAATGCCATTAAGCGGGACATTGTGTTTGCTGCTAGTCTGTACACATCCAGCACGCCGATCGAGATCGATAACTCGGTGGAGTGA
- the LOC6034741 gene encoding uncharacterized protein LOC6034741, with the protein MASNENTSNKAADNGKKLNVGNLPVDVTEKELRDHFKEFTVENVEIFHYLKYTLALLLFKDKDTATKALKAKEGTLFRNRRLRMHIEYIAIWNIKKNVFVYVVDDNTTEEDVYDKFKTITEVTGVLVFHPLAYVSCNTQEQKEAAIKELNAEETTVYDLTGHDQNHHIEIWRAAKLFFRNMNRVSLINLPESWVSNQEELKKAVEGTGTLTEVKVINNSHGSVAQLFYEDEDTARNASQTLNQQVFEGKRIHALHVTAALIPDYTSSVYLTGLEKPISEETIYSHFEQFGEIEFVSRRKCADEHAIICFKNSSAVEAALECKTLPVPKPDSEETEDKTIGVKKYNGPLIIDLKPSHVKKLLEDGEESKMRPPPLPLAKLWPIYVSNLPYTADKRDMRDYFSSVGGHIKFIFSPNIPAYKTSQTSMVMAALIYYARREQATDAIKAFNGKHFQNRCLHVFPGRKDTYFNPETSVRLVRLTIGVSEEKLFEKFRKFGFIECVVKRNRNTALIEFRDKEVCDKVLQLPDGEKPVRCGIEPLTTKVNRKIFKENDEKISLAMQEIIDKNPAVLENVQSNRFSGPPPLKRGRFNGPDPNFGNLGNRNDFNSMNSNNDFSNPQVIQDLLRLAFISGKNLGEGLASGNNNPFNNSSDSPLSSLNLANGFSGRNFGGGSNNGFGNNSGNRGNFGNNQNNFNNRNNSGGNQNNRNNFGNNGNNGNNGNKFGNNSQNNQNQNRNNNNQNQNQNRQGGGNQNRRF; encoded by the exons ATGGCTTCAAACGAAAATACGTCGAACAAAGCTGCAG ATAATGGAAAGAAGCTGAACGTCGGCAACTTGCCCGTCGATGTTACCGAAAAAGAGCTGCGCGATCACTTCAAGGAGTTCACCGTGGAGAATGTTGAAATTTTCCACTACTTGAAGTACACCTTGGCTTTGCTGTTGTTCAAGGATAAGGATACAGCCACCAAAGCTCTCAAGGCCAAGGAGGGCACCTTGTTCCGGAACCGCCGGCTGCGTATGCATATCGAATACATCGCTATTTGGAACATTAAGAAGAACGTTTTTGTTTATGTCGTTGATGATAACACTACTGAAGAAGATGTGTACGACAAATTTAAGACCATCACCGAGGTGACCGGTGTCCTGGTTTTCCACCCTTTGGCGTACGTTTCGTGCAACACCCAGGAACAGAAGGAGGCGGCCATCAAGGAGCTGAATGCCGAAGAAACCACCGTTTACGATCTGACCGGACATGATCAGA ACCATCACATTGAAATTTGGCGCGCTGCCAAGTTATTCTTCCGAAACATGAACCGTGTATCACTTATTAATTTGCCCGAAAGCTGGGTTTCGAACCAGGAAGAGCTGAAGAAGGCCGTCGAAGGCACCGGCACTTTGACCGAGGTTAAGGTCATCAACAACAGCCACGGTTCGGTGGCCCAGCTGTTCTACGAGGACGAAGATACCGCTAGAAACGCATCACAGACTCTAAACCAGCAGGTGTTTGAAGGCAAACGGATCCATGCTCTTCACGTTACTGCTGCTCTCATTCCAGACTACACCTCGAGCGTGTACCTGACAGGGTTGGAAAAAC CAATTTCCGAAGAGACCATCTACTCCCACTTTGAACAGTTTGGAGAGATCGAGTTTGTCAGCCGTCGCAAGTGTGCCGATGAGCATGCCATCATTTGCTTCAAGAACAGCAGTGCCGTCGAAGCGGCCTTGGAGTGCAAAACGTTGCCCGTTCCTAAGCCGGACAGCGAAGAAACCGAGGATAAAACCATCGGAGTTAAAAAATACAACGGTCCATTGA TTATCGATCTGAAACCATCACACGTTAAAAAATTGCTGGAAGATGGCGAAGAATCCAAGATGCGCCCGCCGCCTCTACCGCTGGCCAAGTTGTGGCCAATCTACGTGTCCAACCTTCCGTACACTGCCGACAAGCGCGACATGCGGGATTACTTCTCGAGCGTTGGTGGACACATCAAGTTCATCTTCTCGCCGAACATCCCGGCGTACAAAACCAGCCAGACGTCGATGGTGATGGCTGCGTTGATTTACTACGCTCGTCGCGAACAGGCCACAGACGCTATCAAGGCTTTTAACGGAAAGCACTTCCAGAACCGCTGCCTGCACGTATTCCCGGGACGCAAGGACACCTACTTTAACCCGGAAACCTCGGTTCGCCTGGTTCGACTGACCATTGGTGTTAGCGAAGAAAAGCTGTTTGAAAAATTCCGCAAGTTTGGCTTCATCGAGTGCGTCGTGAAGCGTAACCGAAACACCGCGTTGATCGAGTTCCGTGACAAGGAAGTTTGCGACAAAGTGCTGCAGCTTCCCGACGGCGAGAAGCCCGTGCGCTGCGGAATCGAACCGCTAACTACGAAGGTTAACCGGaagattttcaaagaaaatgacgaaaagaTCTCACTGGCGATGCAGGAAATCATCGACAAGAACCCGGCTGTGCTCGAGAACGTGCAGTCGAACCGGTTCAGCGGTCCACCACCACTCAAGCGGGGACGCTTCAATGGACCAGATCCGA ACTTTGGCAACCTTGGCAACCGGAACGATTTTAATTCGATGAACAGCAACAATGATTTTAGTAACCCACAGGTCATCCAGGACCTACTGCGTTTGGCGTTTATCTCGGGTAAAAATCTGGGCGAGGGTCTAGCTAGCGGAAACAACAATCCGTTTAACAATAGCTCCGATTCACCACTGTCCAGCTTGAACCTGGCCAACGGGTTCAGCGGTCGTAACTTTGGCGGAGGTTCGAACAACGGATTTGGTAATAACTCGGGAAACcgaggaaattttggaaataaccaaaataacttcAACAACCGAAACAATTCTGGAGGAAACCAGAACAATAGAAACAACTTTGGAAACAATGGAAACAACGGAAACAATGGAAACAAATTTGGCAACAATtcacaaaacaatcaaaaccAGAACCGAAACAACAATAACcaaaaccagaaccagaaccgcCAAGGGGGGGGAAATCAGAACAGACGCTTCTAA
- the LOC119765570 gene encoding thioredoxin domain-containing protein 17-like: protein MVQKHYVAGFQNFVDFMKNFKADGQDINILFTGAKMDSGISWCSDCVDAAPFIAAALEKAPAESHFIYVDVGDRPTWKDMTNPFRKDTDTHLSVIPTLIRWKNPQRLEGEQCQNADLLDMFFNDETD from the exons ATGGTCCAAAAACACTACGTAGCcggttttcaaaactttgtcgaCTTCATGAAGAACTTTAAGGCCGATGGTCAGGACATCAATATCCTCTTCACCGGAGCAAAAATGGACAGTGGAATCAGCTGGTGTAGCGATTGCGTCGATG CCGCCCCTTTCATCGCTGCCGCCTTAGAGAAGGCTCCGGCGGAGTCACACTTTATCTACGTTGACGTGGGTGATCGGCCAACGTGGAAGGATATGACGAACCCATTCCGCAAGGACACCGACACTCATCTCAGCGTAATTCCGACCTTGATCCGATGGAAAAATCCACAGCGCCTCGAGGGCGAGCAGTGTCAAAATGCCGATTTGCTCGACATGTTCTTCAACGACGAAACTGATTAA